In Desulfomonile tiedjei DSM 6799, a genomic segment contains:
- a CDS encoding patatin-like phospholipase family protein produces the protein MYQFEGAFKYPICPDPQETGFQAGQSVALALSSGGARGAYQIGCWRALKESGFSFCAVSGSSIGALNGALICQNDWEAAYGLWMQLTERSLVRVDYRRIGKLALAAATDVGLLFLPVPKFGFLKYASFVYKVASRHGALGFLRNSGVFDLTDIRPLLGEYLEMEKVVESPIPFFVSTCGPPDTLDPLGPLCLFRVQEYGEEEAWRIVTGSMSIPFVFSSISIGGKLHNDGGLKESLPLLPLYQMGVRRIIGVSMRPDMKFKAQDYPGTEISIIKPRKSFGRFPLATFRFTKKAVLDWMDQGYEDAMRFCKEYSPWS, from the coding sequence ATGTATCAGTTTGAAGGAGCGTTCAAGTATCCTATCTGCCCCGATCCTCAGGAAACCGGTTTCCAAGCCGGGCAATCGGTTGCACTCGCCCTGTCGTCCGGAGGCGCGCGGGGTGCATATCAGATCGGATGTTGGCGCGCTTTAAAAGAATCGGGATTTTCATTCTGTGCTGTTTCCGGCAGTTCCATAGGGGCCCTCAATGGAGCGCTGATTTGCCAAAATGACTGGGAAGCCGCTTACGGACTTTGGATGCAATTGACGGAACGTTCGTTGGTCCGTGTGGATTACCGGCGCATAGGTAAGCTTGCTTTGGCCGCAGCTACTGATGTAGGGCTCTTGTTCCTGCCTGTTCCCAAATTTGGATTCCTGAAATACGCGTCATTCGTGTACAAGGTTGCGTCTCGACATGGCGCTTTGGGATTTCTCCGTAATTCGGGAGTCTTCGATCTGACCGACATCAGGCCGTTACTCGGTGAATATCTCGAGATGGAGAAAGTGGTGGAAAGTCCCATACCTTTTTTTGTTTCAACCTGCGGCCCTCCTGATACTCTGGACCCGTTGGGCCCGCTGTGCCTTTTTCGAGTCCAGGAATACGGTGAGGAAGAAGCCTGGCGGATCGTGACAGGGTCCATGTCGATCCCTTTCGTTTTTTCGAGCATTTCAATTGGGGGAAAATTGCATAATGATGGAGGGCTGAAGGAATCCTTACCTTTATTGCCGTTATATCAAATGGGAGTCAGACGTATTATCGGCGTTAGCATGCGGCCCGACATGAAATTCAAGGCCCAAGACTATCCCGGTACTGAAATCTCCATCATAAAGCCTCGAAAAAGCTTTGGACGATTTCCGCTTGCCACGTTTCGGTTCACGAAAAAAGCAGTCCTGGACTGGATGGATCAAGGCTACGAAGATGCAATGAGGTTCTGTAAGGAATACTCCCCGTGGTCATAA